The following are encoded in a window of Nibricoccus aquaticus genomic DNA:
- a CDS encoding aminotransferase class V-fold PLP-dependent enzyme → MKFTRTHFLRSLGAGAMGLLAASRLKASSSAPHVDDVLPIFDASRAEEFWKRVRALYPISEELAYFNCGGLGPSSRPVLDVYERSTRSLQLRVDSGHASFDEARRTFAKFFGTDAEELCFTRNATESNSIIAAGIALRAGDEIIFESHAHPGGSLPWLNQVKQRGAVVKTFEPATDSAASNLERLARLITTRTRVIQVSHVTAPTGVVMPVAAMAELAREKGIWFHIDGAQSAGMLPFDLHEIDCDSYATSGHKWLGGPRESGLLYIKKSRVEEIALSHLGAYSSENFDFTGKLEIVPGTRRHEYGTRNAATVLALQEAARFQESIGRQRIAERGLALATQVHRGLEAISGVQVLTPSRPELRASMTTFKVKDVSSEKLFGHLLGKHKLRCRPVTEENLDALRVSTHLFNTADECDRLVTAVAEFAKTA, encoded by the coding sequence ATGAAATTCACGCGCACTCATTTTCTTCGTAGTCTGGGAGCAGGAGCGATGGGCCTGTTGGCCGCCAGCCGCCTGAAGGCGTCCTCATCGGCTCCACACGTGGACGATGTCCTGCCTATTTTCGATGCGAGCCGCGCCGAGGAGTTTTGGAAGCGGGTGCGCGCGCTGTATCCGATTTCTGAGGAGCTGGCCTATTTCAATTGTGGCGGGCTGGGACCGTCCTCCCGGCCGGTGCTGGATGTGTACGAGCGCAGCACGCGTTCGTTGCAGTTGCGCGTCGATTCGGGTCATGCGTCTTTTGACGAAGCGCGTCGGACCTTCGCCAAGTTTTTCGGAACGGATGCGGAGGAACTCTGTTTCACGCGCAATGCGACCGAGAGTAACTCCATCATCGCGGCGGGGATCGCTTTGCGCGCCGGCGATGAGATCATTTTCGAATCGCACGCGCATCCGGGCGGATCGCTTCCTTGGCTGAATCAGGTGAAGCAGCGAGGAGCCGTGGTGAAAACATTCGAGCCGGCTACTGACTCTGCCGCGAGCAATCTTGAGCGTCTCGCACGTCTGATCACTACACGCACGCGCGTCATTCAAGTGAGCCACGTTACCGCGCCGACCGGAGTCGTCATGCCGGTGGCGGCGATGGCCGAACTCGCCCGTGAGAAGGGTATTTGGTTTCACATCGATGGCGCCCAATCCGCTGGGATGCTGCCTTTCGACTTACACGAGATTGATTGCGATTCCTACGCGACCAGCGGGCACAAGTGGCTGGGCGGACCTCGCGAGTCGGGATTGCTCTACATCAAAAAATCGCGCGTTGAGGAAATCGCGCTCTCGCACCTCGGTGCTTACTCGAGCGAGAACTTTGATTTCACAGGGAAGCTGGAAATTGTGCCTGGCACCCGGCGTCACGAGTACGGCACGCGAAACGCAGCCACTGTGCTGGCTTTGCAGGAAGCTGCACGTTTTCAGGAATCAATCGGGCGACAGCGGATCGCCGAACGCGGACTAGCTCTGGCGACGCAGGTGCACCGTGGACTCGAGGCGATTTCTGGCGTGCAAGTGCTGACGCCTTCGCGTCCTGAGCTGCGTGCGTCGATGACTACGTTCAAAGTGAAAGACGTCTCCTCGGAGAAACTGTTCGGTCATCTGCTCGGAAAGCATAAACTTCGCTGCCGTCCGGTGACCGAAGAAAATCTGGATGCGCTCCGCGTTTCTACTCACTTGTTCAACACTGCGGATGAATGCGACCGCCTGGTGACGGCGGTCGCTGAATTCGCGAAGACGGCCTGA
- a CDS encoding DUF6807 family protein, which translates to MNDQLRLKQDGDQAVEIHHRAGLLFRYVYRPETLAKESSRPFAHPVRSLSGATLSCFRPNDHPWHHGLSFTINHVGEKNFWGGPSYRAADGYQWRDDHGIQKHLEWLELSAAALTHRLQWRTADKDELLLEEVRSLEVEVLSENAWALFWRASLKNVTGSALSLGNYHSRHGLTGSHYTGLQFRGARDLLDEHGDASISIAAENGLSGEVAIHGAAAGWMEWNAQKDENLQRVNIRFINNTGPIHWFVRQKNPLTAFPFQFDRDHLLAAGAELLIDHSLIFTDVS; encoded by the coding sequence GTGAACGATCAGTTGCGATTGAAGCAGGACGGCGATCAAGCGGTGGAGATCCATCACCGTGCAGGACTGCTCTTCCGTTACGTTTACCGTCCGGAGACTTTGGCCAAAGAGTCTTCGCGTCCATTTGCGCATCCGGTGCGAAGTTTGTCTGGAGCGACGTTGTCTTGTTTTCGTCCGAACGATCATCCTTGGCATCATGGGCTGAGCTTCACGATCAACCATGTCGGGGAGAAAAATTTCTGGGGCGGCCCGTCTTATCGTGCGGCCGACGGCTATCAGTGGCGCGACGATCACGGTATTCAGAAACATCTGGAGTGGCTGGAGCTTTCTGCAGCGGCGCTCACGCACCGGCTTCAGTGGAGAACGGCGGACAAGGACGAGTTACTTTTGGAAGAAGTCCGTTCGTTGGAGGTCGAGGTTCTGTCGGAGAATGCCTGGGCGCTCTTCTGGCGAGCTTCGTTAAAGAACGTAACTGGCAGCGCGCTTTCACTGGGGAATTATCATTCGCGGCATGGTCTCACAGGCTCGCATTACACGGGTCTGCAATTCCGGGGCGCGCGCGATTTGCTCGATGAGCATGGCGATGCCAGCATCAGCATCGCTGCCGAAAACGGCCTGAGCGGTGAGGTGGCGATTCACGGAGCAGCGGCAGGTTGGATGGAGTGGAACGCGCAGAAGGACGAAAATCTTCAGCGCGTGAATATCCGATTCATCAATAACACCGGGCCGATTCACTGGTTCGTGAGGCAGAAAAATCCGCTCACGGCTTTTCCGTTTCAGTTCGATCGCGATCACCTTTTGGCAGCAGGGGCTGAACTGCTGATCGATCACAGTCTGATTTTCACCGACGTCTCATGA
- a CDS encoding alpha-L-rhamnosidase C-terminal domain-containing protein, whose amino-acid sequence MPQPFVNRSAWIWSLEGSHAAAAEASPSHYQVRLFRRSFELGDAAATLTAHISADSRYLFYCNGVLVSRGPAKGDIHHHFYDTCELTRWLKPGRNMLAAVVLDMSRVAHRPSALGAPCSVMTYTGGFLLEGELGGASEKTGRLDTGLPGWLVKVDTSFRFQNDGTRFEGYHGYFEHRVSRELPAGWNQPEFDDSGWKDAATLYLAERHENRRDPTSPYGLVPRMISPLEEGAPARFSSVFLQGGADAGDGWLNLITQDKSVIISPGETCSVIVDTGELTTAYPLLDVSGGAGARIRFTYAEALRLPWATKDAKLLGRPQSLENLASHFADESSGWTFDRRGKISGWSDVWEPAGSGAEQFEPWHWRAFRYVGLEITAGTEPLTLLQLKQRFTAYPYKITGAFECSDPRLNKIWDVALRTMRLCSHETFEDCPHYEQMQYAGDTMITSKIAMLTSGDASLGRQALYQFDWSRLPEGLTQSRFPSRLLQVIPSWSLHWVTNVRDYVYCTGDLVTLRDLLPGIRAVLDWFRRHADESGLPSRLPFWNITDWCSWWPRGVVPGAADGPVCIISAQYIQALDEVSDLCRIAGRSPESTDLVKEADGLRRALHTRFWSEKEGLYFDRPGGPEVSQYGNAWAVICGAAGEKERAQLLKRFPTDPLLAPGSFFCWHAVFRALRVCGVYDRFPEFLGPWHEMVDYGLDTFVEENSYWRSLCHAWSAHPALEFIGGVLGVTPKKIGFTEVDVAPNICGLTHASGRVCTPAGAIDVSWEIRDGVFGILISAPAKTFVNVTLPGGHRRCFEGGRFEEKVKLL is encoded by the coding sequence ATGCCCCAGCCATTTGTTAATCGTTCCGCTTGGATTTGGTCTCTCGAAGGATCCCATGCTGCGGCGGCCGAAGCATCGCCGTCGCATTATCAAGTCCGTCTTTTTCGTCGTTCATTCGAACTTGGGGACGCTGCGGCAACACTGACCGCGCATATTTCCGCGGACAGTCGGTATCTGTTCTACTGCAACGGCGTTTTGGTTTCACGGGGGCCAGCGAAGGGGGATATCCATCACCACTTTTATGATACGTGCGAACTGACCCGCTGGCTGAAGCCGGGCCGGAATATGCTCGCGGCCGTGGTGCTTGATATGTCGCGCGTCGCACACCGGCCATCCGCGCTAGGCGCGCCTTGCTCGGTCATGACGTACACGGGCGGTTTTCTCCTAGAAGGAGAACTGGGCGGGGCGTCGGAAAAAACCGGACGGCTGGACACCGGCCTGCCCGGATGGCTTGTGAAAGTGGATACCTCTTTCCGCTTCCAGAATGATGGAACGCGTTTTGAGGGGTATCACGGTTACTTTGAGCACCGTGTTTCTCGAGAGCTTCCAGCCGGATGGAATCAGCCGGAGTTCGACGATAGCGGCTGGAAAGACGCGGCCACACTGTATCTGGCGGAGAGGCATGAAAACCGCCGTGATCCCACTAGTCCGTATGGTTTGGTTCCTCGGATGATCTCGCCACTGGAGGAGGGTGCTCCTGCGCGTTTTTCCTCAGTGTTTTTGCAAGGCGGAGCTGATGCTGGTGACGGCTGGCTAAATTTAATCACGCAGGACAAGTCCGTTATCATTTCTCCCGGTGAGACCTGCTCGGTTATTGTCGACACGGGCGAGTTAACGACGGCTTATCCTCTTTTAGATGTCTCTGGCGGAGCTGGCGCGCGTATCCGTTTCACGTATGCGGAGGCTCTCCGTCTGCCGTGGGCGACGAAAGATGCGAAACTGCTCGGGCGTCCGCAGTCGTTGGAGAATCTGGCGTCTCATTTCGCGGATGAGTCGAGCGGCTGGACGTTCGATCGCCGAGGAAAAATCAGCGGCTGGTCCGATGTGTGGGAGCCGGCCGGATCGGGGGCTGAACAATTCGAGCCCTGGCATTGGCGTGCGTTTCGTTACGTCGGGTTGGAGATAACGGCGGGAACTGAGCCGCTGACTCTGCTACAATTAAAGCAACGATTCACCGCATATCCTTACAAGATCACCGGCGCGTTTGAATGCTCCGATCCGCGTTTGAATAAAATCTGGGACGTCGCGCTGCGCACCATGCGGCTCTGTTCGCATGAGACGTTCGAGGACTGCCCGCATTACGAGCAAATGCAGTACGCGGGGGACACGATGATCACGTCGAAGATCGCGATGCTGACGAGCGGTGATGCTTCGTTGGGCCGGCAGGCGCTCTATCAATTCGATTGGTCGCGTCTGCCGGAAGGGCTCACTCAGAGCCGGTTTCCGTCCCGGCTGCTTCAGGTCATTCCCTCGTGGTCTTTGCACTGGGTCACGAATGTTCGCGATTACGTTTATTGTACCGGGGATCTGGTGACGCTTCGAGATCTGCTTCCTGGAATCAGAGCGGTGCTCGATTGGTTTCGCCGTCACGCTGATGAGAGCGGTCTTCCGTCGCGTCTTCCGTTCTGGAACATCACCGATTGGTGTTCCTGGTGGCCGCGCGGGGTTGTTCCGGGTGCTGCCGATGGTCCTGTTTGCATCATCTCCGCGCAGTACATCCAAGCGCTGGATGAAGTTTCAGATCTTTGCCGGATCGCGGGCAGAAGCCCGGAATCTACGGATCTTGTCAAAGAAGCCGACGGACTCAGACGTGCGCTTCACACGCGATTCTGGTCTGAAAAAGAAGGCCTCTATTTCGACCGCCCCGGCGGCCCTGAGGTCAGTCAATACGGCAATGCGTGGGCGGTGATTTGTGGAGCGGCCGGTGAAAAGGAGCGCGCTCAGTTGTTGAAACGATTCCCAACGGATCCACTTCTCGCGCCCGGCTCGTTCTTTTGCTGGCACGCTGTTTTCCGCGCGCTGCGGGTTTGCGGAGTTTACGACCGATTCCCTGAGTTTCTCGGACCGTGGCACGAGATGGTGGATTACGGTCTCGATACATTTGTCGAAGAGAACAGTTACTGGCGCTCGCTCTGTCATGCGTGGAGCGCGCATCCGGCGCTGGAGTTCATCGGCGGTGTGCTGGGCGTTACCCCGAAGAAAATCGGATTCACTGAGGTAGATGTTGCTCCGAACATTTGCGGCCTCACTCACGCAAGCGGGCGGGTCTGCACGCCGGCGGGTGCGATCGACGTTTCGTGGGAAATCCGTGATGGGGTTTTTGGCATATTGATTTCCGCTCCGGCGAAGACATTCGTGAATGTCACTCTGCCGGGCGGTCATCGCCGCTGCTTCGAAGGCGGGCGCTTTGAAGAGAAAGTGAAGCTTCTGTGA